In the genome of Bufo bufo chromosome 9, aBufBuf1.1, whole genome shotgun sequence, the window gtaggattagatacacggctcagcagaccgtatcacacaggataggattagatacacagctcagcagactgtatcacacaggataggattagatacacagctcagcagactgtatcacacaggacaggattagatacttgACGGGCGGGGGTGGTGTGAGGGGCTCAGCGTTCATGTCCTttgctccttcttcttcttccagTTCTTCTGTGTCGTCCTCATCATCTTCATTGCGGAGATCGCCGGCGCGGTGGTCGCTCTCCGTTTACCTCCTCTGTGGTAAGGAAACCACCTTTAACCCCTCCCCAGATAATGTTTGCCGTCGCTGGTCAGGAGGGGGACCTACTAAAAGGAAGGACACAATGgaacgcccatagactataatgggaagtaaactcggagctcatttgcaggtaaaCCTTGTGTTCTGTAGGACATTGACCGTTACCCAGCCAGTGTCCCGGGTTAGGAGCAGATTGTAAAATGACaattaccttggattataaccgttttctatagaatgcaaaggtgatggaatgcccatagactataatgggaagtaaaacgtgacttggtgtctgaaccattcaacatatctAATAAATCTGTAGCCGGCTTACTCTTcaaattcagtgggattatttaaaattgagattaagtgggattatcatgTTAATTTCCTACATAAACACAGATTTACCCTGCAAATGAGCTCAGAGTTTacttccattatagtctatgggcattcctctTGTCATTCCATAGaaaaccaatgataatcccacttaatcttAATTTAAAATAATCCACCGAGTTTGGAGAGTATGTCTGCTGAATATTTATTAGATATGTCAAATGGTTTTGCCTCTcattcaaatattacatttccattattctctatgggcattccactcagtCATTCCTTTTAGTAGGTCCCGTCAGGAGTTCTGTGGTTGCCCTCGCGTCCgtaaggtgccccccccccccccatcagagaCGTATATAGAGGAGTGTGGGGTGGATCCTCTGAGGGGGGGCATCTGGGAGGGCCTGCGGGGCTGGATCCGCTGAGGGGGGGGAGCCCTGGGGAGGGCCTGCGGGGCTGGATccgctgaggggggggggggggggcagcggggAGGGCCTGCGGGGCTGTATCCgctgaggggggggggtgcagcgggGAAGGCCTGCGGGGCTGGATCCTCTGAGGTGGGGGAGCACTGGGGAGGGCCTGCGGGCTGGATCCTCTGAGGGGGTGCATCTGGGAGGGCCCTGCGGGGCTGGATCCTCTGAGGGGGGGCATCTGGGAGGGCCTGCGGGGGCTGGATCCTCTGAGGGGGGGCATATGggagggcctgtggctggatccgCTGAGGGGGGGGCAGCGGGGAGGGCCTGCGGGGCTGTATCcgctgaggggggggggcagcggggAAGGCCTGCGGGGCTGGATCCTCTGAGGTGGGGGAGCACTGGGGAGGGCCTGCGGGGCTGGATCCTCTGAGGGGGTGCATCGGGGAGGGCCTGCGGGGCTGTATctgctgagggggggggggcggcgggggAGGCCGGCGGGGCTGGATCCGCTGAGGGGGGGGCAGCGGGGAGGGCCTGCGGGGCTGGATCCTCTGAGGGGGGGCATCAGGGAGGGCCTGCGGGGCTGTATCCGCTGAGTGGGGGCAGCGGGGAAGGCCTGCGGGGCTGGATCCTCTGAGGGGGAGGGGGTAGCGGGGAGGGCCTGCGGGGCTGGATCCTCTGAGGGGGGGGCATCAGGGAGGGCCTGTGGGCTGGATACGCTGGGGGGGGCAGCGGGGAGGGCCTGCGGGGCTGTATCCGCTGAGTGGGGGGGCAGCGGGGAAGGCCTGCGGGGCGGATcctctgaggggggggggcagcggggAGGGCCTGCGGGGCTGGATCCTCTGAGGGGGGGGCACCAGGGAGGGCCTGTGGGGCTGGATCCGCTGGGGGGGGGCAGCGGGGAGGGCCTGCGGGGCTGTATCCGCTGAGTGGGGGGCAGCGGGGAAGGCCTGCGGGGCTGGATCCTCTGAGGGGGGGGCAGCGGGGAGGGCCTGCGGGGCTGTatcctctgaggtggggggggggcaccaggGAGGGCCTACGGGTCTGGATCCTCTGAGGGGGGGGAGCGGGAAGGGCCTGCGGGGCTGGATCCTCTGGGCCGTACCTTACATAGAACACATTAGCGCTGACGTACAGTCACGCCCCTTCTGTGCCGGTAGCGCCTCTGGTCCCGGGGTCTCACAGGAGACAAGTGAGAGGCGTCCATGTCGTCTCTGAATGTGACACCGGTGCCGCCCTGTACAACCGGACAAAATGGCGCATGCGCTGTCACCTGATACACAGTAGGATGATTTAGGTCACGCCTCCGGCTGAAAACTACAAATATGGCGTCCTGGTGGTTTACGGACGCAGTGCGTCGGTTTGCATCGCTTTAATCTCCACATTCCACCGGCTGTAGTGCCCCGGGGGATAAGCGGCGCCCATTGCTCGTTCAGGATGGGCGTCGGCTGATCCGCCATCTTTCTTTCATTAGGCTGAGAGTTTCTTGGGTTCGGTTCTGACTCCAGTTCTAGAGAAAGATTACGGACCAGACACAGAAGTGACGAAGATCTGGAACAACACCATGACGGAGGTAAGAGGAGCCGCCTGGGACAAGATGGCGGCCAGAGGTCTGTGCCCCGCGCCTCACCGCTCTCACTCTCTCTCCTTGCAGCTGTCGTGTTGCGGTGTGAACGGCTATGGCGACTTCAATAATTCTAAATTTGTGGAATCATACAAGCATTACCCGACCCAGTGCTGCAACAGCACGTCCTGTGGCCTGCAGGACGCGGAGCGGGCGAAAATAAAGGTGGGTATCCAGGGGGCGGCCGTGGGGGGCACCGCCATGTAGACGCACTCTAGAACCTTCTCTCGCCTCTCCACACAGGGCTGCTTCCAACAAATCCTGGACCTGCTGAAGTCCAAACGCCGCCGTCGTGGGGGGGTGGCCGCCGGGATCTGTGCGCTGGAGGTAAGTGCTCCCCATCACCCCGCACCGCTCCCCATCTGCCCCATCCACATGATGTGAGGCCGGCTGTcttctactccagtcacatccagagctgcagtcacagtcTGAGGGGTTGTCAGCTCTGCTTGAACTAacagactgcagctctggatgtgactggagtatgaaACCCTGGAAAGCAGCCGCCGAGTCTTTACCCCACCAGGGACATGGGGAGGGTGTGAATACTTTGTGGGCGCTCCCTTAATGTCGTCTCCTTCCAGCTGGCGGCCCTGGTCGTGTCCATGTACTTATACTGCAAGATCGACAAGGAGGGGTCCATCCACTGACGCTGCAGCCTGCGGAGTGACTTGTGTACATTGTGTAAATAACATTTCAAGAGGACGAGCGACGCGAATGTGACAGGAAAACAGCGGCCGCTGTATGATTGCATTGCACCTTTTTTCCTCTCGTCTACATTTTGTACCAAAATCCGAATAATTCTGAATGTGAGATTTTTATCATTTGTATTTAATGATGGACTGTAATAAAGCTGGACTTCACGGTGGAGCCGAGGTTCTATGCCCCCCCCCCGATAGTGGCCGGCACCACCCTGCACCCAGGTGAAAGTCAGCGGCCCGGGCAGGCTCTGTATCATCGGAGGCAGCGTGTGCCGCCACGTCTGTGACCTGCCTCTGTGTGATGCCTGTGCCGCCACGTCTGTGACCTGCCTCTGTGTGATGCCTGTGCCGCCACGTCTGTGACCTGCCTCTGTGTGATGCCTGTGCCGCCACGTCTGTGACCTGCCTCTGTGTGATGCCTGTGCCGCCACGTCTGTGACCTGCCTCTGTGTGATGCCTGTGCCGCCACGTCTGTGACCTGCCTCTGTGTGATGCCTGTGCCGCCTACGTCTGTGACCTGCCTCTGTGTGATGCCTGTGCCGCCACGTCTGTGACCTGCCTCTGTGTGATGCCTGTGCCGCCACGTCTGTGACCTGCCTCTGCGTGATGCGTGTGCCGCCACGTCTGTGACCTGCCTCTGCGTGATGCCTGTGCCGCCACGTCTGTGACCTGCCTCTGTGTGATGCGTGTGCCGCCACGTCTGTGACCTGCCTCTGTGTGATGCGTGTGCCGCCACGTCTGTGACCTGCCTCTGTGTGATGCGTGTGCCGCCACGTCTGTGACCTGCCTCTGTGTGATGCGTGTGCCGCCACGTCTGTGACCTGCCTCTGCGTGATGCCTGTGCCGCCACGTCTGTGACCTGCCTCTGTGTGATGCCTGTGCCGCCACGTCTGTGACCTGCCTCTGTGTGATGCGTGTGCCGCCACGTCTGTGACCTGCCTCTGTGTGATGCGTGTGCCGCCACGTCTGTGACCTGCCTCTGTGTGATGCCTGTGCCGCCACGTCTGTGACCTGCCTCTGCGTGATGCCTGTGCCGCCACGTCTGTGACCTGCCTCTGTGTGATGCGTGTGCCGCCACGTCTGTGACCTGCCTCTGTGTGATGCGTGTGCCGCCACGTCTGTGACCTGCCTCTGTGTGATGCCTGTGCCGCCACGTCTGTGACCTGCCTCTGCGTGATGCGTGTGCCGCCACGTCTGTGACCTGCCTCTGCGTGATGCGTGTGCCGCCACGTCTGTGACCTGCCTCTGTGTGATGCGTGTGCCGCCACGTCTGTGACCTGCCTCTGTGTGATGCCTGTGCCGCCACGTCTGTGACCTGCCTCTGTGTGATGCCTGTGCCGCCACGTCTGTGACCTGCCTCTGTGTGATGCCTGTGCCGCCACGTCTTACGGCGCAGTTTTATTACAGGTGAGAAATGTTGAATAAAATGCATTTCACATGTAAAAGCCGTGGCAGACGCATAAATATGGCTGCACAGTAACTGGCCACGTGCCGCGCTACCACAAGGTGTGGCCTCACCCGATGAAGGCGAGGAATTTGGGCACTGTTCACATCTAGCAGGAAACCTCTGCACAGGATGATCGCCCTGGGAATTATATCATCTGCGGCGCGCTATAACCGCGGATCAGTGGCGTTATATAACAAAGAGTCAGTGTATGATGCCGCCGGCCACTGAGGCACCAGATAGTACGGGTCGTCAGACATTACAGAATGAGGGCTTCTGCTTAGAGGAAACAGATTAATTAGGAACACCGTCCCTTTAAGAAGCAACAACTCCCTTTGGGTTGCGTTTTCCATAGGTCTTGGGTGCGGAGTCTCCAGCAGCAGCGAGAGTCGCCAGGTTCACCCAGGCAGAGGGGGCGTGGTttggggcgtggcttaacagGAGTTATTAGATACCAATGGTTTGAGTGTCATCAgtttttctttttaaccccttcccgttaACTACAAGATCAAATCCTCCAGGAAATACACAGGTGCGGATTACATCCCCCCATTGATACGAATGGAGATGATCTGCTTCAGTGAAGCTGCAGAGCTTCGCAGGGACTGACACGTTTCAGCCCAATATGATAACAGGCAGAAGTCTTTACGCTGAGTATTTTCTGATGGATTCTTCCGCCACATCTGGCCGGTCCGCGCAGTTCTGAGTGTCCTTGCAGAGTCGGCAGCTGCAGGAATGGGGAGCATGCGGTCAGTGACAGGCAGGGGCCACTGCCTGCTCCGATCctaacagtcatgtgatcagcggGGGCAGGGTAACTGCACGATCAGCTCTGGGGCTGGGGAGCCGCCCGAGATGCAGCCTGGGGCGCCGCCCGAGATGCAGCCTGGGGCGCCGCCCGAGATGCAGCCTGGGGCGCCGCCCGAGATGGAGCCTGGGGCGCCGCCCGAGATGGAGCCTGGGGCGCCCCCCCGAGATGGAGCCTGGGGCGCCGCCCGAGATGGAGCCTGGGGCGCCCCCTGAGATGCAGCCTGGGGCGCCCCCTGAGATGCAGCCTGGGGCGCCGCCTGAGATGCAGCCTGGGGCGCCCCCTGAGATGCAGCCTGGGGCGCCCCCTGAGATGCAGCCTGGGGCGCCCCCTGAGATGCAGCCTGGGGCGCCCCCTGAGATGCAGCCTGGGGCGCCGCCTGAGATGCAGCCTGGGGCGCCGCCTGAGATGCAGCCTGGGGCGCCCCCTGAGATGAAGCCTGGGGCGCCGCCTGAGATGCAGCCTGGGGCGCCGCCTGAGATGCAGCCTGGGGCGCCGCCTGAGATGCAGCCTGGGGCGCCGCCTGAGATGCAGCCTGGGGCGCCCCCTGAGATGAAGCCTGGGGCGCCGCCTGAGATGCAGCCTGGGGCGCCCCCTGAGATGCAGCCTGGGGCGCCGCCTGAGATGCAGCCTGGGGCGCCGCCTGAGATGCAGCCTGGGGCGCCCCCTGAGATGCAGCCTGGGGCGCCCCCTGAGATGCAGCCTGGGGCGCCCCCTGAGATGCAGCCTGGGGCGCCCCCTGAGATGCAGCCTGGGGCGCCCCCTGAGATGCAGCCTGGGGCGCCGCCTGAGATGCAGCCTGGGGCGCCGCCTGAGATGCAGCCTGTCACACATCAGCAGgtgtgtctaagcaactacctagttttcactagagcctcagatggtgaggatagacttgagccgttagggcagttgccaggggctactccaaagcaatccccgagtcagtggcagctggtccaggaggtacctgagaaaggtaccagaagtacacgcgtagtcaggcaggcggggtcgtggccaggagcaacagtgtaggaccgaaggatgaggcaaagAAGTagtcaggcaaaaggtcaggggagGCGGCACAGGAACAGGTCAGGAAATCCAGGTCAGCAACATGAGAGACAAGGcaaacaggcagggatcagacgataagcagagtccaggaatgaaGTAAAGATCCGGAGCACAcgagagtatcaggaaccagcaaaatcaaggaccttgacactgaggcatctgggaagggggctgagcccctttagtacctgcaggagagccagggttggtcagcgaggtcacctgacctaacccccacagcccagggagtgatgcgctccGCCCTCAGAGCAGTGTAACCCAAAACCAGCTGacctcatgctgtgtccagggctgagtggaagcaATAACAGAAACCAGAACCGCagcggtgaaatgggaagcacAGAACACAGGTCACCGCAGAGCTCGGGGCCTGGGTCCGCAGCGATAAGCGGGGGAACAGCAgcgtacagcagccgctgttcCACAGCCTGGGATGCAGTCTGGGATACAACCTGGGGTACAGCCTAGGATACAGCCTGAGGGTACAACCTGAGATAAAGCCTATGATACAACTTAAGATACAGCCTGGGGTACAGCCTAGAATACAGCCCGAGATATAGCCTGAGATACAGCCTGGGGGTACAACCTGGGATGCAGTCTGGGATACAACCTTGGATACAGCCTGGGGTACAGCCTAGGATACAGCCTTGGGGTACAACCTGAGATAAAGCCTATGATACAACTTAAGATACAGCCTAGAATACAGCCCGAGATATAGCCTGAGATACAGCCTGGGGGTACAACCTGGGATAAAGCCTATGATACAACTTAAGATACAGCCTAGAATACAGCCCGAGATATAGCCTGAGATACAGCCTGGGGGTACAACCTGGGATGCAGTCTGGGATGCAACCTTGGATACAGCCTGGGGTACAGCCTAGGATACAGCCTTGGGGTACAACCTGAGATAAAGCCTATGATACAACTTAAGATACAGCCTGGGGTACAGCCTGGGATACAGCCTGAGATACAGCCTGGGGGTACAACCTGGGATgcagcctaaaacaggtgtagaaaatgataaatgagacgggcttggcggcctgccccctttttcttacacctggcgtgagcggggaaaacctttgcaccgcaatctttGACAGATATACACCAAAAAGGGTCATCTATCTGTTCAGCTTCCCTGGCTGAGCCCTGAGGGGTCACACCCCCACCCGTCTTCCATCACCGCCTGCTGCTGCCCATGAGGTCTTCAGAGCCGCAATGTCTGCCACCCTGGCAGGATGTTCACAAGAAGAACTTCCTGTCCTCCTCCgctcccagcatgctttgctccgTAGTTTCCCCAGGGCTCACTCTGCCTGCAGTAGTCGTGTCCCCTACACCTCCCCcactagatttctggagatgggGAAATGATCCAGGGATTTCCAGGTACCAGGGTAGGGCCGGGATCACACCTGCATTTTCTGGATCGGGCTGGAGGACCTCCAGTTCCCATTAATTGCAGTGGGATCCGTCTGTTTTCTGGGATAAATGTTGGAGCGCAGCTGTGGAAGCAGCCGTTGTCAGGGTGTGGACAGTTGCTTTGTTCCTGGCTTTCctcgagcagacgtatcctggggTTAGGGTTTAGAATTTATTGCTTCACTTCTGGAAGGCTCAAGGGCCTAAGAGCCGCCTGGAAGAGGGATCCTGGTGGCCATTAGACGGTCCTGCGTCTCCAGTCCAAGCACTGACAGTGTGATCTCTGTGACTTCCAGTTGTGATGAgatagcggtgaccggctgacagTGTGATCTCTGTGACTTTCAGTTGTGATGAGATAGCGGTGACCATCAGTCTTAGCTGAACCGACTGACAGAGACTCCATCCAGcgacaccttgtagatcgtgaaggagtttattccaaactgtgcagatcagacaccgatgaacaaatggaAAGGTCAACAAATCATGGAGTGAGCAGCTAACAGGATACATGCGGCTGAGATGAAGGGTGGAGCCAGAATacaagggagagaggggaggagtcTACAGGGAGCAGCcggaggggaagagagaagggacacacagGATAAAGGCAAACCACGCCTGTGTGACAGGACACTCCCCGTCAAAATCTATGATttctaataacaataataaacttTAGATAAGTCCATTAATAATAGATGTTTCTTCTTCTGAAAAATCTGCAAAACGAAaggaacaacaaaaaaaacaacaaggaaAACATTACTACAATACTTGTAGATGTACTCTTTAaagcaggggtgggcaattattttttcgatggggccacatgagaaactgaaaatattttggagggccgggccaaaaggctaaactcaatactgcataaaatcactgcgtcctggcacaggcgggcgtgatgacatcatcatgcctgcctgcgctgggatttcactaccaaatagacctcaggcctgtagcctatgacaagtcttgtcgccatctgcaaattttaaggcgcattggcgaccattttggtcgccatctggagcgctgtattgcatcagtgacatgaacactctccacatagaatgttatattacatcagtgacatcaccgctctccacatataagtgatattttacatcagtgacatcaccgctctccacatataatgttatattacatcagtgacatcaccgctctccacatataagtgatattttacatcagtgacatcaccgctctccacatataatgttatattacatcagtgacatcaccgctgtccacatataggcgatatattacatcagtgacatcaccgctctccacatataagtgatattttacatcagtgacatcaccgctctccacatataagtgatatattacatcagttacatcaccgctctccacatataatgatatattacatcagtgacatcaccgctctccacatataagtgatattttacatcagtgacatcaccgctctccacatataagtgatatattacatcagtgacattaccgctgtccacatataggcgatatattacatcagtgacatcaccgctctccacatatatgtgatgagcggtgatgtcactgatgtaatgtattacttaccggtatatgtggacagcagtgatgtcactgatgtaatatattacttatgtgtggagagtggtgatgtcactgatgtaatatatcacttataagtaatatattacatctgtgacatcaccgctctccacatataagaggcatattacatcagtgacgtcatcccttggcgctggggtgcgcagccagggccggccttaggtgttcaggcgccctgtgtgagctaaccttgtggtagtgttacctgcagtcctatgtaaaaccacagataacactagtgctaaataatgtagtagtgttacctgcagtcctatgtaaaaccacagataacactagtgtagatcatgtggaagtgttaccttcgtccttagtgtgcctccctgtgtctatcgcacagactccatgctggcgctgcctcctcttccatcttcttccccgcacagaacgttctgaagcagctgcgtcaagacataggaacactgtgggcaaggtgatacacacagggagagacatacacacagggacggggacacacacaaagggacagacacactcacacacacacaaagggacggacacacacaaagggacagacacacacggacggacacacacaggg includes:
- the TSPAN1 gene encoding tetraspanin-1, whose translation is MAPWCTYKTRRCRCGGHLSADVDFCWRLRNQRQNHELLHLHQSSHDLVQLGHISGRRHAAGGRHLGQCGQRLLPEDLRYDSRECRHSVRQRRLLPDRHRSAAADPRLPGLLRRAEGEQVPADHVLLCRPHHLHCGDRRRGGRSPFTSSVAESFLGSVLTPVLEKDYGPDTEVTKIWNNTMTELSCCGVNGYGDFNNSKFVESYKHYPTQCCNSTSCGLQDAERAKIKGCFQQILDLLKSKRRRRGGVAAGICALELAALVVSMYLYCKIDKEGSIH